The following are encoded together in the Bos taurus isolate L1 Dominette 01449 registration number 42190680 breed Hereford chromosome 12, ARS-UCD2.0, whole genome shotgun sequence genome:
- the TSC22D1 gene encoding TSC22 domain family protein 1 encodes MKSQWCRPVAMDLGVYQLRHFSISFLSSLLGTENASVRLDNSSSGASVVAIDNKIEQAMDLVKSHLMYAVREEVEVLKEQIKELIEKNSQLEQENNLLKTLASPEQLAQFQAQLQTGSPPATTQPQGTTQPPAQPASQGSGPTA; translated from the exons ATGAAATCCCAATGGTGTAGACCAGTGGCGATGGATCTAGGAGTTTACCAACTGAGacatttttcaatttctttcttgtCATCCTTGCTCGGGACCGAAAACGCCTCTGTGAGACTTGACAATAG CTCATCTGGTGCAAGTGTGGTAGCTATTGACAACAAAATCGAGCAAGCTATG GATCTGGTGAAAAGCCATTTGATGTATGCAGTTAGAGAGGAAGTGGAGGTCCTCAAGGAACAGATCAAGGAACTCATAGAGAAAAATTCCCAGCTGGAGCAGGAGAACAATCTGCTGAAGACACTGGCCAGTCCCGAGCAGCTTGCCCAGTTCCAGGCCCAGCTGCAGACTGGCTCGCCCCCTGCCACCACACAGCCACAGGGGACCacacagcccccagcccagccagcGTCCCAGGGCTCAGGACCAACCGCGTAG
- the TSC22D1 gene encoding TSC22 domain family protein 1 isoform X9 encodes MDLVKSHLMYAVREEVEVLKEQIKELIEKNSQLEQENNLLKTLASPEQLAQFQAQLQTGSPPATTQPQGTTQPPAQPASQGSGPTA; translated from the exons ATG GATCTGGTGAAAAGCCATTTGATGTATGCAGTTAGAGAGGAAGTGGAGGTCCTCAAGGAACAGATCAAGGAACTCATAGAGAAAAATTCCCAGCTGGAGCAGGAGAACAATCTGCTGAAGACACTGGCCAGTCCCGAGCAGCTTGCCCAGTTCCAGGCCCAGCTGCAGACTGGCTCGCCCCCTGCCACCACACAGCCACAGGGGACCacacagcccccagcccagccagcGTCCCAGGGCTCAGGACCAACCGCGTAG